The Euphorbia lathyris chromosome 2, ddEupLath1.1, whole genome shotgun sequence genome includes a window with the following:
- the LOC136220360 gene encoding E3 ubiquitin-protein ligase RGLG4-like isoform X2, whose amino-acid sequence MIPCFGFGDASAHDQDVFGFYLDEIFCNGFEEALSHSREIVPNPCLVNESGCGILQQDILHFVNKFIQPKTGSCRNNGGADCRFVKGLGVQEEEKQSPVRSNWLVYSNLKVL is encoded by the exons ATGATTCCTTGTTTTGGATTTGGAGATG CATCAGCACATGATCAGGATGTATTTGGCTTTTACTTAGATGAGATATTTTGTAATGGATTCGAGGAAGCCTTGAGTCATTCTAGAGAAATCGTACCCAATCCATGTCTT GTAAATGAATCTGGTTGTGGAATTCTCCAACAAGATATTCTGCACTTCGTTAATAAATTCATTCAACCCAAAACTGGATCCTGCCGGAATAATGGTGGCGCAGACTGTCGTTTTGTTAAAG GTTTAGGAGTCCAGGAAGAAGAAAAGCAAAGTCCAGTAAGAAGCAATTGGCTGGTCTATTCAAATCTTAAGGTGTTATAA
- the LOC136220360 gene encoding E3 ubiquitin-protein ligase RGLG4-like isoform X1 produces MIPCFGFGDASAHDQDVFGFYLDEIFCNGFEEALSHSREIVPNPCLVNESGCGILQQDILHFVNKFIQPKTGSCRNNGGADCRFVKEGLGVQEEEKQSPVRSNWLVYSNLKVL; encoded by the exons ATGATTCCTTGTTTTGGATTTGGAGATG CATCAGCACATGATCAGGATGTATTTGGCTTTTACTTAGATGAGATATTTTGTAATGGATTCGAGGAAGCCTTGAGTCATTCTAGAGAAATCGTACCCAATCCATGTCTT GTAAATGAATCTGGTTGTGGAATTCTCCAACAAGATATTCTGCACTTCGTTAATAAATTCATTCAACCCAAAACTGGATCCTGCCGGAATAATGGTGGCGCAGACTGTCGTTTTGTTAAAG AAGGTTTAGGAGTCCAGGAAGAAGAAAAGCAAAGTCCAGTAAGAAGCAATTGGCTGGTCTATTCAAATCTTAAGGTGTTATAA